The Virgibacillus sp. MSP4-1 genome has a segment encoding these proteins:
- a CDS encoding metallophosphoesterase, whose product MLIYIIIIVMIGVISLWLYMYRMAHNDHLEKVTIFDENFPSSPERLNIFFISDVHKRLINQSVLLSLDQVDLTIIGGDLCEKNVPLRKVEQNILKLKELKAPIFFVWGNNDIEVNAYKLVSLLSRHKVTILADSSFVWTLKSGEKIQLAGLNSLYLRQVLTSRYFENIWEPDVSYTILANHEPESYDLLNKEQKEQVNLVLSGHTHGGQIRFFGFGLRNKGGWKEVGHQHFLVSEGYGTSTLPLRLGTRAECHCITIQSPT is encoded by the coding sequence ATGCTGATTTATATAATTATAATTGTGATGATTGGCGTTATTTCTTTATGGCTATATATGTATAGGATGGCACATAATGATCATTTAGAAAAGGTAACGATTTTCGATGAAAATTTTCCTTCTTCTCCGGAGCGTTTGAACATATTTTTTATATCAGATGTTCATAAAAGACTTATTAACCAGTCAGTACTTCTTTCTCTTGACCAGGTAGATCTAACGATTATCGGTGGGGACCTATGTGAAAAAAATGTTCCCTTGCGTAAGGTGGAACAGAATATTTTAAAATTAAAGGAATTAAAAGCTCCCATCTTTTTCGTCTGGGGTAACAATGACATTGAGGTGAATGCATACAAGCTTGTCTCCCTCTTATCCAGACATAAGGTTACAATCCTGGCCGATTCTTCGTTTGTCTGGACTTTAAAATCCGGGGAAAAAATTCAATTAGCAGGCCTGAATTCTTTATATTTACGCCAGGTTTTAACCAGCAGGTACTTTGAGAACATTTGGGAGCCTGATGTCTCTTACACCATTCTTGCAAATCATGAACCTGAGTCCTATGATTTATTAAACAAGGAACAAAAAGAGCAGGTGAATCTGGTCTTAAGCGGCCATACCCATGGAGGACAAATCCGCTTTTTCGGCTTTGGTTTAAGGAATAAAGGCGGATGGAAGGAAGTGGGCCATCAGCACTTTTTAGTCAGTGAAGGATATGGGACATCAACCTTACCACTGCGTTTAGGGACAAGAGCTGAGTGTCACTGCATTACCATTCAGTCACCCACGTGA
- a CDS encoding HPP family protein, translated as MFVRSIMIPKHHCVVANAQDDLQKVLESLLSNDIQGVPVIEEETFRGMITKQMIYQRYFYSDDYTDKEAFLNSVTAADIVEHGDLHITEEDVFESTLTAFKGFPILAVTDENKHFLGIVTRFDVLEQFESAFGMKKQGVRIAFASIEAEGRIAKLSELIRNQHGNIISLATFDETDKLARRIVLKLENNENVDVDRFLTRLEKSGFRVLDVKTV; from the coding sequence ATGTTTGTGAGGAGTATTATGATTCCGAAACATCATTGTGTTGTGGCAAATGCCCAGGACGATTTACAGAAAGTTCTGGAAAGCTTGTTATCAAATGACATACAGGGAGTTCCGGTCATTGAGGAAGAAACATTCAGAGGAATGATTACGAAGCAGATGATTTATCAGCGTTATTTTTATTCTGATGATTATACGGATAAAGAGGCTTTCCTGAATTCTGTGACAGCAGCAGATATTGTAGAGCATGGTGATTTACATATTACCGAAGAGGATGTTTTTGAAAGTACCTTGACAGCCTTTAAAGGATTTCCCATATTGGCGGTGACCGATGAGAATAAGCACTTCCTTGGAATTGTTACACGATTTGATGTACTCGAACAATTTGAAAGTGCCTTTGGAATGAAAAAGCAGGGGGTCCGTATTGCATTTGCCTCGATTGAAGCGGAAGGTCGCATAGCCAAATTGTCCGAATTGATCCGAAATCAGCATGGAAATATCATCTCCTTAGCAACCTTTGATGAAACAGACAAACTTGCCAGAAGAATTGTCCTGAAGCTGGAGAACAATGAAAATGTTGATGTTGACCGATTTTTAACCAGACTGGAAAAGAGCGGATTTCGTGTGCTGGATGTGAAGACGGTCTGA
- a CDS encoding CPBP family intramembrane glutamic endopeptidase, translating to MKKQMNQAELIKRMTDKELLFNLYFSQGILVVIAIVSSFFLFDSFYNWFHQLKWDPVSLFLLGLLPALAIVLVDLVLMKLLPESYYDDGGINVRIFKNRGIAQIFMITLFVALSEEMLFRGVIQHEFGYLIASVLFALIHFRYLGKPVLLISILSISFFIGYLYEITENLAITITAHFFVDFILALIIKFKWGDLYGVEETS from the coding sequence GTGAAAAAACAAATGAATCAGGCCGAACTGATTAAGCGCATGACGGATAAAGAGCTATTATTTAATCTGTATTTTTCCCAGGGAATCCTTGTTGTAATTGCGATCGTTAGCAGCTTCTTTTTATTTGATTCTTTTTACAATTGGTTCCATCAGCTTAAATGGGATCCCGTGAGTCTCTTTTTACTCGGTCTTTTGCCAGCATTGGCAATTGTTCTGGTTGATCTTGTTCTTATGAAGCTATTACCTGAATCCTATTATGATGATGGGGGAATCAATGTAAGGATCTTTAAAAATCGCGGTATTGCTCAAATTTTCATGATAACACTATTTGTAGCATTATCCGAAGAGATGCTGTTCAGAGGCGTTATCCAGCATGAATTTGGTTACTTAATTGCAAGCGTACTTTTTGCATTGATTCACTTTCGCTATCTGGGTAAACCTGTATTATTAATCTCCATATTGAGTATCAGCTTTTTCATTGGATATCTATATGAGATCACCGAAAACCTGGCTATTACAATTACTGCGCATTTTTTTGTGGATTTTATACTGGCGCTTATCATTAAATTCAAATGGGGTGACCTTTATGGCGTTGAGGAAACCAGCTGA
- a CDS encoding ATP-dependent DNA helicase RecQ: MHRNKPEEMELLSILKNKFGYEGFREGQFDIITDIFQGHSVLGILPTGTGKSLCYQLPAFSQKGITIVVSPLISLMVDQVKQLKARGFKRVTAINSLLDHNQRDYILKHLHDYKLIYCSPEMLQNAYFFHRLKSLSISLFVVDEAHCISQWGHEFRTDYLKLKDRIKELGNPAVLALSATATPQVQEDIQYFLDIPYLKKRIHPMDRPNIAFAIEHVTHWQEKVERIVQVLKQNPVPAMIYFSSRNWCEKVSETLNQELTGVRVAYYHGGMSSEDRLLIQQQFMNHQLDVICCTSAFGMGVDKQDIRLVIHFHLPTQLESFIQEVGRAGRDGKESVSFALYTEGDEQIPLRLIEQELPTEKQVEHIFRDLLKINRTPLPLKDVKEELIAKYELTETQWNFLKYQLEQKKMIIGEQIHLQPDVLEDTRQPTLSLLRERTAIKIKKLYQFMDWIKSAGCRRKDLYRPFQESYQQPVYHCCDHCDFSFSKWSPPIQQKIEERVEGWEVELRKLFHQEA; the protein is encoded by the coding sequence ATGCACAGAAATAAACCGGAAGAAATGGAATTGTTATCCATATTAAAAAATAAGTTTGGGTATGAGGGGTTTCGTGAGGGGCAATTTGATATTATAACGGATATTTTCCAAGGACACAGTGTTCTGGGGATATTACCGACAGGTACAGGAAAATCCTTGTGTTATCAGTTGCCGGCTTTTTCACAGAAGGGTATCACGATTGTGGTTTCTCCTCTTATATCACTTATGGTAGATCAGGTCAAGCAGTTAAAGGCCAGAGGATTTAAACGAGTAACAGCGATCAACAGTTTATTGGACCATAACCAGAGAGACTATATCCTGAAGCATTTGCATGACTATAAACTCATTTACTGTTCTCCGGAGATGCTTCAAAATGCGTACTTTTTTCATCGCTTAAAATCTTTATCTATATCCCTGTTTGTGGTGGATGAAGCCCACTGTATTTCTCAATGGGGACATGAATTCAGAACGGACTATTTAAAGTTGAAGGATCGCATAAAGGAGCTCGGAAATCCAGCGGTGCTGGCATTAAGTGCAACAGCTACCCCCCAGGTACAGGAGGATATACAATATTTTCTGGATATTCCTTACTTGAAAAAACGGATTCATCCTATGGACCGGCCGAACATTGCCTTTGCCATTGAACATGTAACTCACTGGCAGGAAAAGGTAGAACGCATCGTTCAGGTTTTAAAGCAAAATCCGGTTCCCGCGATGATCTATTTTTCAAGCCGTAACTGGTGTGAAAAAGTCAGTGAAACATTAAACCAGGAATTAACCGGCGTACGCGTTGCCTACTACCATGGAGGAATGAGTTCAGAGGATCGATTACTCATTCAGCAGCAATTTATGAATCATCAGCTTGATGTTATTTGTTGTACGAGTGCTTTTGGGATGGGGGTTGATAAGCAGGACATTCGACTGGTTATTCATTTTCATTTGCCTACGCAACTGGAATCCTTCATTCAGGAGGTTGGCCGTGCAGGGCGTGATGGAAAGGAGAGTGTAAGTTTTGCTCTTTATACAGAAGGAGATGAACAAATCCCATTACGCTTAATTGAACAGGAACTCCCAACGGAAAAACAGGTGGAGCATATATTTCGTGATTTACTTAAAATAAACCGTACCCCTCTTCCCTTAAAAGATGTTAAAGAAGAACTGATTGCGAAATATGAGTTAACCGAAACGCAGTGGAATTTCTTAAAATACCAGCTTGAGCAGAAAAAGATGATTATAGGTGAGCAGATTCATCTGCAGCCTGATGTACTGGAAGATACACGTCAACCGACACTTAGCTTATTAAGAGAACGTACGGCCATTAAGATCAAGAAGTTATACCAATTTATGGATTGGATAAAAAGTGCTGGTTGCCGGAGAAAGGATCTATACCGGCCTTTCCAGGAAAGCTATCAGCAGCCAGTGTATCATTGCTGTGATCATTGCGATTTTTCTTTCTCAAAATGGAGTCCACCTATTCAGCAGAAAATAGAAGAAAGGGTTGAGGGCTGGGAGGTAGAACTTAGGAAGCTATTTCACCAGGAGGCATAA
- a CDS encoding helix-turn-helix domain-containing protein yields MYQTILLTCIDRIDDEKSFSSIFHLLKGKRSAQTIQDAKTYGLSPFFGILKSLTKNQFLKSLQKLHQDEYIEWKGEEAVSLTSRGKSYLRGRKNQEPEVAWFDGFHLHHIAPHFRLRLLLWIQTASNLLKNHSHFIPVNDHREVANWIKTFYQKKKKHLDTHFTSLYEELHQLLKLHQPFHADIFVATLTGFRKIGLSKQQIAEKWNFTIEDAELYLQSSIHFILNKVHQNQTEFPNLSEFIPHEIMQLPLTASAGKTLQWLKQGYTIEQISRRRNLKVNTIQDHIVEIIHVDPSYPVDSFVSPEEEQIIRNKISELNTKRLKLIKEQLPESISYFMIRIVMAKLYQSREYAYAQK; encoded by the coding sequence TTGTATCAGACGATTTTATTAACCTGTATTGACCGGATTGATGATGAAAAAAGCTTTTCTTCCATCTTTCATTTATTGAAAGGAAAGCGTTCAGCGCAAACCATTCAGGATGCTAAAACTTATGGTCTCTCTCCCTTTTTCGGTATCTTGAAATCATTAACGAAAAACCAATTCCTGAAGAGCCTCCAGAAATTACATCAGGATGAATATATTGAATGGAAGGGTGAGGAAGCTGTTAGTCTAACCAGCAGAGGGAAATCTTATCTGAGGGGCCGCAAGAACCAGGAACCTGAAGTTGCATGGTTTGATGGTTTTCATCTACATCACATTGCTCCGCATTTCCGGTTGAGACTCTTATTGTGGATTCAAACTGCTTCCAACCTATTAAAAAATCACTCTCACTTTATTCCTGTTAATGACCATAGGGAAGTTGCAAACTGGATTAAGACGTTCTATCAGAAAAAGAAAAAGCATCTGGACACACACTTTACTTCCCTGTATGAGGAATTACACCAATTACTAAAGCTTCATCAGCCATTTCATGCCGATATATTTGTAGCAACGCTGACAGGCTTCCGAAAAATTGGTTTGAGTAAACAGCAAATTGCAGAGAAATGGAATTTTACCATTGAAGATGCAGAGCTGTATCTTCAATCATCGATCCATTTTATTCTTAATAAAGTTCATCAGAATCAGACAGAATTTCCAAATCTAAGTGAATTTATCCCACATGAAATCATGCAATTGCCCTTAACAGCTTCTGCCGGTAAAACCCTGCAATGGTTGAAACAGGGATACACGATCGAACAGATTTCCAGGAGAAGAAATCTTAAAGTAAATACCATTCAGGATCATATTGTCGAAATCATCCATGTTGATCCTTCTTATCCTGTGGATTCATTTGTTTCACCAGAGGAGGAACAAATCATCCGTAACAAAATAAGCGAACTAAATACGAAGCGCTTAAAGCTAATAAAAGAACAATTGCCGGAATCCATCAGTTATTTTATGATTCGCATCGTTATGGCTAAACTTTATCAATCGAGGGAGTACGCCTATGCACAGAAATAA
- a CDS encoding ferredoxin, producing MSKYTIVDKETCIACGACGAAAPDIYDYDEEGLSYCLLDDNQGITEVPEHLIEDMEDALDGCPTESIRIADQPFHGDPDKFE from the coding sequence ATGTCAAAATACACCATTGTTGATAAAGAAACCTGTATTGCCTGTGGTGCATGCGGAGCGGCAGCACCAGATATTTATGATTACGATGAAGAGGGGCTGTCCTATTGTTTATTAGATGATAACCAGGGAATAACAGAAGTCCCTGAGCACTTAATAGAGGATATGGAGGATGCTCTGGATGGCTGCCCTACCGAATCCATCCGGATAGCGGATCAGCCATTTCATGGTGACCCGGATAAATTTGAGTAG
- a CDS encoding RNA polymerase sigma factor SigX, translating into MKEVFQDLYHKYHRDVFQFLFYMVKDRTLAEDLVQEVYVKVLKSYHNFKGESSEKTWLISIARHIAIDYFRKQKRKQKRIIGSFTVDEKSDWLEDTGKIPEEIAMENEDIRHMYQCLKRCNIDQQTVIILRYIQSLSIKETAEVLHWSESKVKTTQHRAMKRLRIQMSKEEEGKKHEE; encoded by the coding sequence ATGAAAGAAGTCTTTCAGGATTTATATCATAAATATCATCGGGACGTGTTTCAATTTTTGTTTTATATGGTAAAAGACCGGACTCTGGCTGAAGATCTCGTCCAGGAGGTATATGTAAAAGTATTAAAATCCTACCACAATTTTAAAGGAGAAAGCTCAGAAAAAACCTGGTTAATCTCAATTGCCAGACACATTGCTATCGACTACTTCAGAAAACAGAAACGGAAGCAGAAACGAATAATTGGCTCTTTTACGGTTGATGAAAAAAGTGACTGGCTGGAAGATACAGGAAAAATACCGGAAGAAATCGCCATGGAGAATGAGGATATTCGCCATATGTATCAGTGTTTAAAAAGGTGTAACATCGATCAGCAGACGGTTATTATTTTAAGATATATTCAGTCTTTATCTATTAAGGAAACAGCTGAAGTCCTTCATTGGAGTGAAAGCAAGGTGAAAACCACTCAGCATAGAGCAATGAAGCGGTTAAGAATACAGATGAGTAAAGAGGAGGAGGGCAAAAAGCATGAAGAATAA
- a CDS encoding ATP-binding protein translates to MFWRSVVVKLWFTILLFFSFVLLTLTIFLLQFFQNFHETQAKEELEQDTEKVISIINGHDNRSLMTSTIEQITDPSKRVVVVFSRGDYWISSSNDQELESLDINWFYSNEEFKQVLNHEDSTYQKTTLPETDREILIVGQPFENRDGAVFVYESLDIVKETTSQTTTLIFVAAGIAIVLTTFFAFFLSTRITAPLIKMRKAALELAKGEFHTKVPILTRDEIGELAIAFNRMGRQLKYHIQALNQEKEQLSSILSSMADGVITFNRSGEMLVTNPPAERFLSLLTYENGKQDSEDATPLELKSTLERVIQSEEEVTQEFHLQGRSFVVIMSPLYDQLYIRGAVAVIRDMTEERQLDKLRKDFIANVSHELRTPISMLQGYSEAIVDGVADSKEDKNELAQIIHDESLRMGRLVNELLDLARMEAGHIQLNIQEIELESFLNKVVNKFKGMTQEKDIEWKHDFNLETTIVRVDPDRMEQVLTNLIDNAIRHSDTGGEVHLRVHALEDHIEFRVEDSGTGIPEEDLPFVFERFYKGDKSRVKKKGNTGTGLGLAIAKNIVDAHNGSIDVHSKRNEGTTFIFTIPGNL, encoded by the coding sequence ATGTTCTGGAGAAGTGTTGTTGTTAAACTATGGTTTACCATTTTACTATTTTTCTCTTTTGTGCTGCTTACCCTGACGATTTTTTTGCTGCAGTTCTTTCAAAATTTTCATGAGACGCAGGCAAAAGAAGAGCTGGAACAGGATACAGAAAAAGTGATAAGTATTATAAATGGACATGATAATCGTAGTCTGATGACCTCAACTATAGAGCAAATCACCGATCCATCCAAACGAGTGGTTGTCGTTTTCAGCCGAGGGGACTATTGGATTTCATCAAGTAACGATCAGGAGCTGGAAAGCCTGGATATTAATTGGTTTTATTCCAATGAGGAATTTAAGCAGGTATTGAACCATGAGGACTCAACCTATCAGAAGACAACCTTACCAGAAACAGATCGTGAAATTCTTATCGTAGGACAACCCTTTGAGAACAGGGATGGTGCAGTATTTGTTTATGAGTCACTGGATATTGTAAAAGAAACCACTTCCCAGACAACAACACTTATTTTTGTTGCTGCAGGTATTGCCATTGTTTTAACAACATTTTTTGCGTTCTTTTTATCAACCAGAATTACTGCGCCTCTCATAAAGATGCGTAAGGCAGCTTTAGAATTGGCCAAAGGCGAATTTCATACAAAAGTTCCGATTTTAACCAGAGATGAAATTGGCGAATTAGCCATTGCATTTAATCGTATGGGCAGACAATTAAAATACCACATTCAGGCGTTAAATCAGGAAAAAGAACAACTGTCCAGTATTCTCTCTTCCATGGCGGATGGTGTCATTACCTTTAATCGCAGTGGGGAAATGCTCGTTACGAACCCTCCAGCTGAACGCTTCCTATCATTATTGACTTATGAAAATGGAAAGCAGGACAGTGAAGATGCCACGCCCCTGGAATTGAAATCAACGTTGGAACGGGTCATTCAATCTGAGGAGGAAGTGACACAGGAGTTTCACCTGCAGGGAAGATCATTCGTCGTAATCATGTCCCCTTTATACGATCAGCTTTATATTCGGGGAGCTGTTGCAGTTATAAGGGATATGACGGAAGAAAGACAGCTTGATAAATTACGGAAAGACTTTATTGCAAATGTTTCCCATGAACTAAGAACACCTATTTCCATGCTGCAGGGATACAGTGAAGCAATTGTGGATGGAGTGGCTGACTCAAAAGAGGATAAAAATGAGCTTGCTCAGATTATTCATGATGAATCCCTGCGTATGGGCAGACTCGTTAATGAACTGCTGGATCTGGCAAGAATGGAAGCGGGACATATACAGCTTAATATACAGGAAATTGAACTGGAATCCTTTCTGAATAAAGTGGTTAATAAGTTTAAAGGAATGACTCAGGAGAAAGACATTGAATGGAAGCATGACTTTAACCTGGAAACAACGATTGTGCGTGTCGATCCCGACCGCATGGAGCAAGTGCTGACGAACCTTATTGATAATGCGATTCGTCACAGTGACACGGGTGGAGAGGTTCACTTACGTGTGCATGCACTTGAAGATCATATTGAGTTCCGTGTGGAGGACTCCGGAACCGGTATACCGGAAGAAGATTTACCCTTTGTATTTGAACGCTTTTATAAAGGAGACAAATCGAGGGTGAAAAAGAAGGGAAATACCGGGACTGGATTAGGGTTAGCGATTGCAAAAAATATTGTGGATGCTCATAATGGTTCAATTGACGTACACAGTAAACGTAATGAAGGAACAACCTTTATATTTACGATTCCGGGAAACTTGTAA
- a CDS encoding response regulator transcription factor: MEQNAKILVVDDEERIRRLLKMYLEREDFQIEEAEDGKEALQKALDDDYDLILLDLMMPGMDGEEVCTELREKKSTPVIMLTAKGEEANRVHGLEVGADDYIVKPFSPREVVLRVKALLRRSSTTNFVQTQTKTSDVLVFPHLTIEKDAHRVTADDIEVSLTPKEYELLFFLARSPDKVFAREDLLKEVWNYEFFGDLRTVDTHVKRLREKLNKVSKDAAKMIVTVWGVGYKFEVEQE; this comes from the coding sequence ATGGAACAGAATGCGAAGATTTTGGTAGTGGATGATGAAGAAAGAATCAGACGGCTATTAAAGATGTACCTGGAACGAGAAGATTTCCAAATTGAAGAAGCAGAGGATGGAAAAGAAGCTCTTCAAAAAGCGTTGGATGACGACTATGATTTGATATTACTCGACCTCATGATGCCTGGTATGGATGGTGAAGAGGTTTGTACAGAGCTACGGGAAAAGAAAAGTACGCCTGTTATCATGCTGACAGCTAAAGGGGAAGAAGCGAACCGTGTTCACGGACTTGAGGTTGGTGCAGATGACTATATTGTAAAACCTTTCAGTCCAAGAGAAGTTGTTTTACGGGTAAAGGCTTTACTAAGACGGTCCTCCACAACCAATTTTGTGCAGACTCAGACGAAAACCAGTGATGTGCTTGTGTTCCCGCACCTTACCATTGAAAAAGATGCTCATAGGGTTACAGCCGATGATATAGAAGTCAGTTTAACACCAAAAGAATATGAATTGCTCTTTTTCCTTGCAAGATCACCGGATAAAGTGTTCGCCAGGGAAGATTTATTAAAAGAGGTATGGAATTATGAGTTTTTTGGTGATTTGAGAACAGTTGATACTCATGTAAAAAGGCTGAGAGAGAAATTAAATAAAGTTTCAAAGGATGCTGCAAAAATGATTGTTACTGTCTGGGGTGTCGGGTATAAATTCGAGGTTGAGCAAGAGTAA
- the ccsB gene encoding c-type cytochrome biogenesis protein CcsB, whose protein sequence is MDYVSMSSNFLFASFIIYMVAIVFFAFTIRDKNKEHKQTKAGTIGIILTIIGFISQIGYFITRWIASHHAPVSNMFEYMTFFGMMLVFAFIILYFIYKVDLLGLFILPVSVVVIGYASVFPQEISPLVPSLKSHWLYIHVTTVSLGEGILAVSFGAGLIYLIRQVDQTVRSKKTFWLEFIMYSILSVIAFVAVSTTFGAMDYSVEFQHSETETTVEYSMPAIAAPNDGIMLTEDKMSPLFKAPGWMNGVEAGRKLNSLIWSLLGGLVLYGLLRLILRKRITAALQPRVKKSNPELLDEITYRAVTIGFPVFTLGGLIFAAIWAQEAWDRFWGWDPKEVWALITWFFYAAFLHLRLSRGWHGEKSAWLAVIGFAIIMFNLVVVNLVISGLHSYAS, encoded by the coding sequence ATGGATTATGTATCGATGAGCAGTAATTTTCTATTTGCATCATTTATTATCTATATGGTGGCAATCGTTTTCTTTGCATTTACCATAAGAGATAAAAATAAGGAGCATAAACAGACAAAGGCAGGAACCATAGGGATTATCTTAACCATCATTGGATTTATATCCCAGATTGGCTATTTTATAACCCGGTGGATAGCCAGCCATCATGCTCCAGTCAGTAATATGTTTGAGTACATGACGTTCTTTGGCATGATGCTGGTCTTTGCGTTTATTATTTTGTATTTCATTTACAAAGTTGACTTATTAGGATTGTTTATTTTACCTGTATCCGTAGTTGTCATCGGTTATGCGAGTGTATTTCCTCAGGAGATTTCACCGTTAGTTCCATCCTTGAAATCTCATTGGTTATATATCCATGTGACAACGGTCTCTCTTGGTGAAGGCATTCTGGCAGTAAGTTTTGGTGCAGGATTAATTTATTTAATTCGACAAGTTGATCAGACCGTAAGAAGTAAGAAGACTTTTTGGCTGGAATTTATTATGTATTCAATTTTGAGTGTAATTGCATTTGTGGCGGTCTCTACTACTTTCGGTGCAATGGATTACAGTGTAGAATTTCAACATTCAGAAACAGAAACAACTGTAGAGTACAGTATGCCTGCGATAGCCGCTCCTAATGACGGGATCATGCTGACTGAGGATAAAATGTCGCCTCTGTTTAAAGCACCTGGCTGGATGAATGGAGTAGAAGCGGGGCGTAAATTGAATTCCCTTATCTGGTCACTGCTTGGCGGTCTGGTATTATACGGCCTGTTAAGACTTATTTTACGAAAAAGAATTACAGCCGCTCTTCAGCCACGTGTTAAAAAATCAAATCCTGAGCTGTTGGATGAGATTACTTATCGTGCTGTGACGATTGGTTTTCCAGTTTTCACTTTAGGAGGCCTTATATTCGCAGCCATATGGGCACAGGAAGCCTGGGACCGTTTCTGGGGATGGGATCCTAAGGAAGTCTGGGCTCTTATTACCTGGTTCTTCTATGCAGCCTTCCTGCATCTGCGGTTATCCAGAGGATGGCATGGGGAGAAATCAGCGTGGCTGGCCGTCATTGGTTTTGCCATTATTATGTTTAACCTGGTTGTTGTAAACCTTGTTATTTCCGGATTGCACTCTTATGCATCTTAA